A region from the Silene latifolia isolate original U9 population chromosome 7, ASM4854445v1, whole genome shotgun sequence genome encodes:
- the LOC141591031 gene encoding heat stress transcription factor A-2b-like isoform X2: protein MFGIRIMIMGFTKVHFDKWEFANAAFRKDKKHLLKAIKRRNHCITNDNSRSKFQRETEIEKLKLEHEELKATIHGLKQQVLSSKQSLAITEERLKCVERKQKESLLFIAKAMKNTPLFLQQLQKYKQKICLENGHAFKRRKLASGDSLDDDPLLISVNPNVDCCHEDDLVDLGTHFMPESSSCVTSGTSNPDLLSGNYIMWEKLMENDVICQENEEDVIDANHTTFIHELQDLIAKPPLGSLVNSIGQVACPGSGQ from the exons ATGTTCGGCATTCGCATAATGATTATG GGATTCACAAAAGTCCATTTCGACAAATGGGAGTTTGCAAATGCAGCTTTTCGGAAAGACAAGAAACACTTGCTGAAGGCCATAAAGAGGAGAAACCACTGTATCACGAACGATAActcaaggtcaaagttccaaaGAGAGACTGAAATTGAAAAGCTTAAGCTAGAGCATGAGGAGTTAAAGGCCACGATTCATGGTCTGAAGCAGCAAGTACTTAGCTCGAAACAGTCTTTGGCAATCACGGAGGAGAGACTGAAATGCGTCGAAAGGAAGCAAAAGGAGTCCCTACTGTTTATAGCAAAGGCAATGAAAAATACTCCTTTGTTTCTGCAGCAGCTGCAGAAATACAAGCAAAAGATATGTTTGGAAAATGGACACGCCTTTAAGAGGCGTAAATTAGCCTCGGGTGACAGCCTCGATGATGACCCGCTTTTGATAAGCGTAAACCCAAACGTAGATTGTTGCCACGAGGATGATCTGGTTGATTTAGGCACTCACTTTATGCCAGAGAGTTCTTCATGCGTGACATCGGGAACTAGTAACCCTGACTTGTTATCTGGAAACTACATAATGTGGGAAAAGCTAATGGAAAATGATGTGATATGCCAGGAAAATGAAGAGGATGTGATCGATGCTAATCATACCACGTTCATTCATGAATTACAGGATTTGATTGCAAAGCCACCTTTGGGGAGCTTAGTTAATAGTATTGGTCAAGTGGCTTGTCCAGGATCAG GGCAATAG
- the LOC141591031 gene encoding heat stress transcription factor A-2b-like isoform X1 — MFGIRIMIMGFTKVHFDKWEFANAAFRKDKKHLLKAIKRRNHCITNDNSRSKFQRETEIEKLKLEHEELKATIHGLKQQVLSSKQSLAITEERLKCVERKQKESLLFIAKAMKNTPLFLQQLQKYKQKICLENGHAFKRRKLASGDSLDDDPLLISVNPNVDCCHEDDLVDLGTHFMPESSSCVTSGTSNPDLLSGNYIMWEKLMENDVICQENEEDVIDANHTTFIHELQDLIAKPPLGSLVNSIGQVACPGSGTP, encoded by the exons ATGTTCGGCATTCGCATAATGATTATG GGATTCACAAAAGTCCATTTCGACAAATGGGAGTTTGCAAATGCAGCTTTTCGGAAAGACAAGAAACACTTGCTGAAGGCCATAAAGAGGAGAAACCACTGTATCACGAACGATAActcaaggtcaaagttccaaaGAGAGACTGAAATTGAAAAGCTTAAGCTAGAGCATGAGGAGTTAAAGGCCACGATTCATGGTCTGAAGCAGCAAGTACTTAGCTCGAAACAGTCTTTGGCAATCACGGAGGAGAGACTGAAATGCGTCGAAAGGAAGCAAAAGGAGTCCCTACTGTTTATAGCAAAGGCAATGAAAAATACTCCTTTGTTTCTGCAGCAGCTGCAGAAATACAAGCAAAAGATATGTTTGGAAAATGGACACGCCTTTAAGAGGCGTAAATTAGCCTCGGGTGACAGCCTCGATGATGACCCGCTTTTGATAAGCGTAAACCCAAACGTAGATTGTTGCCACGAGGATGATCTGGTTGATTTAGGCACTCACTTTATGCCAGAGAGTTCTTCATGCGTGACATCGGGAACTAGTAACCCTGACTTGTTATCTGGAAACTACATAATGTGGGAAAAGCTAATGGAAAATGATGTGATATGCCAGGAAAATGAAGAGGATGTGATCGATGCTAATCATACCACGTTCATTCATGAATTACAGGATTTGATTGCAAAGCCACCTTTGGGGAGCTTAGTTAATAGTATTGGTCAAGTGGCTTGTCCAGGATCAGGTACTCCGTAA